In Candidatus Binatia bacterium, the following are encoded in one genomic region:
- a CDS encoding phage holin family protein, producing the protein MLYLVTNWFLSALSIVIVAHVVPGFRVASFGTALIAAIVIGLVNSTLGLVLKILTLPLTIVTLGLFLFVINALMLRFASYLVAGFEVAGFLPALVGAIVLSIVHTILYNLVFP; encoded by the coding sequence ATGTTGTACCTGGTTACGAACTGGTTTCTCAGTGCGTTGAGCATCGTGATCGTCGCGCACGTCGTTCCGGGCTTTCGAGTGGCCAGCTTCGGTACCGCACTGATCGCCGCCATCGTCATCGGTCTGGTCAACTCGACGCTGGGTTTGGTGCTCAAGATCCTCACTCTTCCGCTAACGATCGTCACGCTGGGGTTGTTCCTGTTCGTGATCAACGCATTGATGCTCAGGTTCGCGTCGTACCTGGTGGCCGGCTTCGAGGTGGCCGGTTTCTTGCCGGCGTTGGTCGGCGCGATCGTGCTGTCGATCGTTCACACGATTCTGTACAACCTCGTGTTCCCGTAG
- the pgm gene encoding phosphoglucomutase (alpha-D-glucose-1,6-bisphosphate-dependent): protein MAVSPRAGKPADPAALVNVPQLITAYFVERPDPEVKEQRVAFGTSGHRGSSLHRSFNEAHILATTQAICMYRRANGIAGPLFLGIDTHALSEPAAASALEVLAANEVTVMLDAAGGYTPTPVISHAILTYNRDRSTALADGIVVTPSHNPPEDGGFKYNPPNGGPADTSVTGWIERQANEILAADCREVKRIPFARARTAATTRKHDYVQAYVADLDRVVDMSAIKAAGLKIGADPLGGAGVAYWAPIVERYGLDVTVVNTAVDPTFRFMTYDWDGKIRMDCSSPYAMASLIGLKDRFDIAFGNDTDHDRHGIVTRGAGLMNPNHYLAVAIHYLFQNRPTWRTDAGIGKTLVSSSMIDRVAAKLGRRLDEVPVGFKWFVDGFMDGSLGFGGEESAGGSFLRRDGRVWTTDKDGIIMDLLAAEITAKTGRDPGELYTELTKEFGDPVYERIDAPATPAEKDILKKLSPQQIRATELAGEKITQALSNAPGNGAPVGGIKVVAASGWFAARPSGTENVYKIYAESFRGRDHLVRIQEEARAIVSAALKGA from the coding sequence ATGGCCGTAAGTCCCCGCGCCGGGAAGCCCGCCGACCCGGCAGCTCTCGTGAACGTCCCGCAGTTGATCACCGCCTACTTCGTCGAACGGCCCGACCCGGAGGTCAAGGAACAGCGCGTCGCTTTCGGAACCTCGGGACATCGCGGCTCGTCGCTGCACCGCAGCTTCAACGAGGCCCACATCCTCGCCACCACGCAGGCGATATGTATGTACCGGCGCGCGAACGGCATCGCGGGGCCGCTGTTCCTCGGCATCGACACCCACGCGCTTTCCGAGCCGGCCGCGGCGAGCGCTCTGGAAGTCCTCGCCGCCAACGAGGTCACCGTGATGCTCGATGCCGCCGGCGGCTACACGCCCACCCCGGTCATCTCGCACGCCATCCTCACGTACAACCGCGACCGCTCCACCGCCCTCGCCGACGGCATCGTCGTCACCCCGTCGCACAACCCGCCGGAGGACGGCGGCTTCAAGTACAATCCTCCCAACGGCGGCCCCGCCGATACCAGCGTGACCGGCTGGATCGAGCGGCAGGCCAACGAGATCCTCGCCGCCGACTGCCGCGAGGTGAAGCGCATACCGTTCGCCCGCGCGCGCACGGCCGCCACCACGCGTAAGCACGATTATGTGCAGGCCTACGTCGCCGACCTCGATCGGGTCGTCGACATGAGCGCGATCAAGGCCGCTGGCCTGAAGATCGGCGCCGATCCGCTCGGCGGCGCCGGTGTGGCCTACTGGGCACCGATCGTCGAACGCTACGGGCTCGACGTCACCGTCGTGAACACCGCGGTGGATCCCACCTTCCGCTTCATGACTTACGATTGGGACGGCAAGATCCGCATGGACTGCTCGTCGCCTTACGCCATGGCGAGCCTGATCGGACTCAAGGACCGCTTCGACATCGCCTTCGGCAACGACACCGACCACGATCGCCACGGCATTGTGACGCGCGGCGCCGGCCTCATGAACCCGAACCACTATCTCGCGGTGGCGATCCACTACCTGTTCCAGAACCGGCCGACGTGGCGTACCGACGCCGGCATCGGCAAGACCCTGGTGAGCAGCAGCATGATCGACCGCGTCGCCGCCAAGCTCGGCCGCCGGCTCGACGAGGTGCCGGTCGGCTTCAAGTGGTTCGTTGACGGGTTCATGGACGGGTCGCTGGGTTTCGGCGGCGAAGAGAGCGCCGGGGGCTCCTTCCTGCGGCGCGACGGGCGCGTGTGGACGACTGACAAGGACGGCATCATCATGGACCTGCTCGCGGCCGAAATCACGGCGAAGACGGGCCGCGATCCCGGCGAGCTGTACACGGAACTGACGAAGGAGTTCGGCGACCCGGTCTACGAGCGCATCGATGCGCCGGCGACGCCGGCCGAGAAGGACATTCTGAAGAAGCTCTCGCCACAGCAGATTCGCGCCACCGAGCTTGCCGGCGAGAAGATCACGCAGGCGCTGAGCAACGCACCGGGCAACGGCGCGCCGGTCGGGGGCATCAAGGTCGTAGCCGCCAGTGGCTGGTTCGCTGCCCGGCCATCGGGGACGGAGAACGTCTACAAGATCTACGCGGAGAGCTTTCGCGGCCGCGACCACCTCGTGCGGATTCAGGAGGAGGCGCGGGCCATCGTGTCCGCCGCCCTGAAGGGCGCGTGA
- a CDS encoding alpha/beta hydrolase: protein MTSLWRAGAAAVVVAGFLVGGPAQALIERFIFYPDRVLIGTPAAMGVRFEDIEFPAADGTKLHGWFVRGTRPETLLWFHGNAGNISHRIEPLRLLIENVGANVFMVDYRGYGRSAGSPSEAGVYSDARGALAYLRGRSDVAADGIVYFGQSLGSGVAIELATHDPPRGLILETPFTSVRAMASTLMPLPVGFLLPNAFDNLGRIRGLRIPKLFIHGDADEIVPYAQGRELYAAAPAPKAFATIRGAQHNDVYVVGGTRYFARLRRFLDAAGS from the coding sequence GTGACCTCGCTGTGGCGCGCGGGTGCGGCCGCGGTTGTAGTGGCGGGGTTCCTCGTGGGCGGGCCGGCGCAGGCACTGATCGAACGCTTCATCTTCTATCCCGACCGGGTCCTCATCGGCACGCCGGCGGCGATGGGAGTGCGGTTCGAGGACATCGAGTTCCCTGCCGCGGACGGGACGAAGCTGCACGGGTGGTTCGTGCGCGGCACGCGGCCGGAAACGCTGCTCTGGTTCCACGGCAACGCGGGGAACATCAGTCACCGCATCGAGCCCCTGCGGCTGTTGATCGAGAACGTCGGCGCGAACGTCTTCATGGTCGACTACCGCGGATACGGTCGTAGTGCGGGGAGTCCGTCGGAGGCCGGCGTATACTCTGACGCGCGCGGGGCGTTGGCGTACCTGCGTGGGCGAAGCGACGTGGCGGCCGACGGTATCGTGTATTTCGGGCAATCGCTCGGCAGTGGAGTGGCGATCGAGTTGGCGACGCACGACCCGCCGCGCGGGCTCATTCTGGAGACACCGTTCACGTCGGTACGGGCGATGGCAAGCACGTTGATGCCGTTGCCCGTGGGATTCCTGTTGCCGAACGCGTTTGACAACCTTGGCCGTATCCGGGGTTTGCGAATACCGAAGCTGTTCATTCACGGCGACGCCGACGAGATCGTCCCGTACGCGCAAGGCCGGGAGTTGTATGCCGCCGCCCCGGCACCGAAGGCATTCGCCACGATCCGCGGCGCGCAGCACAACGACGTGTACGTAGTCGGCGGTACCCGCTACTTCGCGCGGCTGCGGCGGTTTCTGGACGCGGCGGGGTCGTGA
- a CDS encoding AI-2E family transporter yields the protein MQETAGTLPPPVGPVSPAAPEPAGAGPAATPVALPATAPTVTLPPARHAVFWVGILAALVLALWLLKAILLPFVLGMAIAYFLDPVADRLEALRVPRSVAAGLIIVAFFLVATLLLMLIVPTIVEQLTTLVRALPRYVEAAAETLRPLVASILARVSASPPTDLTQPLAAAQSMAGVAGHLLNEALSRGFAFVNSVALLAVTPLVAFYLLRDWEKVVESVDGWLPRAQADVIRAQLREIDWVLAGFARGTATVCLVLGAFYAVALSLVGLDFGLTIGLTAGLVSFIPYIGTLFGLLASVGVALYQFWPNWPRVVVVLMVFFAGQIVNDYVLVPRLVGERVGLHPLWVMFGLFAGGALFGFVGLLIAVPVCAVIGVVTRFAIARYKESPLYLGTVD from the coding sequence ATGCAGGAGACCGCAGGCACGTTGCCGCCACCAGTCGGACCCGTCTCGCCCGCGGCCCCGGAGCCTGCCGGTGCGGGCCCCGCGGCGACCCCCGTGGCGCTACCGGCGACGGCGCCAACGGTAACGCTGCCGCCGGCACGGCACGCCGTGTTCTGGGTGGGGATCCTGGCGGCCCTCGTGCTGGCGCTATGGTTACTGAAGGCAATACTGCTGCCGTTCGTTCTGGGCATGGCGATCGCGTACTTCCTCGACCCGGTCGCCGATCGGCTCGAGGCGCTGCGGGTGCCGCGCAGCGTCGCCGCCGGGTTGATCATCGTCGCCTTCTTCCTCGTCGCTACGCTGCTCCTGATGCTCATCGTTCCGACGATCGTCGAGCAGCTCACGACGCTGGTGCGTGCCCTGCCACGGTACGTGGAGGCGGCCGCCGAGACGCTGCGGCCGCTGGTGGCGAGCATCCTCGCGCGCGTCAGCGCGAGTCCGCCGACCGATCTGACCCAGCCCCTGGCGGCCGCCCAGTCGATGGCGGGGGTGGCGGGACATCTTCTGAACGAAGCCCTTTCGCGCGGCTTCGCCTTCGTGAATAGCGTCGCCCTCCTGGCGGTGACGCCGCTGGTTGCGTTCTATCTACTGCGGGACTGGGAGAAGGTCGTCGAGAGCGTCGACGGCTGGTTGCCGCGGGCGCAGGCGGACGTCATCCGCGCCCAATTGCGCGAAATCGACTGGGTGCTCGCCGGCTTCGCGCGCGGCACGGCTACCGTGTGCCTGGTCCTTGGGGCGTTCTACGCCGTCGCGCTCTCGCTCGTTGGCCTCGACTTCGGATTGACGATCGGACTGACGGCCGGCCTGGTGTCTTTCATCCCTTACATCGGAACGCTCTTCGGACTGCTCGCCTCGGTCGGTGTTGCCCTGTACCAGTTCTGGCCCAACTGGCCGCGCGTGGTCGTGGTGCTGATGGTGTTCTTCGCCGGTCAGATCGTCAACGACTACGTACTCGTCCCGCGGCTGGTCGGCGAACGGGTCGGTCTCCATCCGCTGTGGGTCATGTTCGGTCTGTTTGCCGGCGGCGCGCTGTTCGGGTTTGTCGGTCTGCTCATTGCCGTGCCCGTGTGCGCCGTCATCGGCGTGGTCACACGCTTTGCGATCGCGCGCTACAAGGAGTCGCCGTTGTACCTCGGCACGGTCGACTGA